The following are encoded in a window of Chloroflexia bacterium SDU3-3 genomic DNA:
- a CDS encoding metal-dependent hydrolase, translated as MEPAVPHGGPAERWRADRASVKRARENMTLQERLYEQIDRLRIFPNELALLVGKLTPAQLGTPYLAGEWTVAQNVHHLADSHMHSYTRCKFALAEENPTIKPYDQDVWAALPDASDVDLAPSMALLRGLHTRWADFFAALPEAAWARTIFHPERGTVTLGQLLDDYVAHGQGHIDQIARTLAAAQE; from the coding sequence ATGGAACCCGCAGTTCCGCATGGCGGGCCAGCCGAGCGCTGGCGAGCCGATCGGGCCAGTGTCAAGAGAGCGAGGGAGAACATGACCCTACAGGAACGATTGTACGAGCAGATCGACCGGCTGCGCATCTTCCCCAACGAGCTGGCGCTGCTGGTGGGAAAGCTGACGCCCGCGCAGCTTGGCACGCCCTACCTGGCGGGCGAGTGGACGGTGGCGCAGAACGTCCACCACCTAGCCGACTCGCACATGCACAGCTACACCCGCTGCAAGTTCGCGCTGGCCGAGGAGAACCCGACGATCAAGCCCTACGACCAGGATGTGTGGGCGGCGCTGCCCGACGCGTCGGATGTCGACCTCGCGCCATCCATGGCGCTGCTGCGCGGCCTGCACACGCGCTGGGCCGATTTCTTCGCGGCGCTGCCCGAGGCCGCCTGGGCGCGCACGATCTTCCACCCCGAGCGCGGCACCGTGACCCTGGGCCAGCTGCTCGATGACTATGTGGCGCACGGCCAGGGCCATATCGACCAGATCGCGCGCACGCTGGCCGCCGCGCAGGAGTGA
- a CDS encoding metal-dependent hydrolase, whose amino-acid sequence MTMWRTARAISTRSRARWPPRRSEGAPMSIHEQIELLRRFPAELAALVEHLTPEQLGTPYLAGEWTVAQNVHHLADAHMHAYLRCKFAVTQENPTVKPFDQDAWAAQPDAAELDITPSMALLRGLHVRMTSFFASLPDEAWQRPFYHPERGPMVVSDMLASVAAHCVAHTDQITRTLAAAK is encoded by the coding sequence ATGACTATGTGGCGCACGGCCAGGGCCATATCGACCAGATCGCGCGCACGCTGGCCGCCGCGCAGGAGTGAGGGAGCACCCATGAGCATACACGAACAGATCGAGCTGCTGCGCCGCTTCCCCGCCGAGCTGGCGGCCCTGGTCGAGCACCTGACGCCCGAGCAGCTTGGCACGCCCTACCTGGCAGGTGAGTGGACGGTGGCGCAGAACGTCCACCACCTGGCCGACGCGCATATGCACGCCTACCTGCGCTGCAAGTTCGCCGTCACCCAGGAGAACCCGACGGTCAAGCCCTTCGACCAGGATGCGTGGGCCGCCCAGCCCGACGCCGCCGAGCTGGACATAACGCCATCAATGGCGCTGCTGCGCGGCCTGCACGTGCGCATGACCAGCTTCTTCGCCAGCCTGCCCGACGAGGCCTGGCAGCGCCCGTTCTACCACCCCGAGCGCGGCCCGATGGTGGTGAGCGACATGCTCGCCAGCGTCGCCGCCCACTGTGTGGCCCACACCGACCAGATCACGCGCACGTTGGCTGCGGCCAAGTAG
- a CDS encoding alpha-E domain-containing protein, which yields MLSRVADNLYWMSRYLERAEHTARLMDVNFTQSLDQTPEARDRRWERVLASLNATVRGADLYGIVEGLAFEPGNTSSIAACIAQARENARQVREQISTEMYEQINRLYFQVRNTNRSAFWDDEPHSFFKLVREGAHLFQGITDSTMSYDERWHFIQVGRFLERANNTSALLSTQFTVLRENEVAQPVMEYHYLDFVGLLKSCTAFEAYCKAYTADIQPERVAEFLLLNPDFPRSVCFAAEVIQNSLSAIGRSTGQRHAGRAQRLAGRLRAALDYGQVDEIMADDLHSYLASIQRQCGQIHDSVYQTYITYPADIALAS from the coding sequence ATGCTGAGCCGTGTGGCCGATAACCTCTACTGGATGAGCCGCTACCTAGAGCGGGCCGAGCACACTGCCCGCCTGATGGATGTGAACTTCACGCAGTCGCTCGATCAGACCCCCGAGGCCCGCGACCGGCGCTGGGAGCGCGTGCTGGCCAGCCTGAACGCCACGGTGCGCGGGGCCGATCTCTACGGCATCGTCGAAGGGCTGGCCTTCGAGCCCGGCAACACCAGCTCGATCGCGGCCTGCATCGCCCAGGCCCGCGAGAACGCCCGCCAGGTGCGCGAGCAGATCAGCACCGAGATGTACGAGCAGATCAACCGCCTGTACTTCCAGGTGCGCAACACCAACCGCTCGGCGTTCTGGGATGACGAGCCGCACAGCTTCTTCAAGCTGGTGCGCGAGGGCGCTCACCTGTTCCAGGGCATCACCGACAGCACCATGAGCTACGACGAGCGCTGGCACTTCATCCAGGTGGGCCGCTTCCTTGAGCGCGCCAACAACACCTCGGCGCTGCTCAGCACCCAGTTCACCGTGCTGCGCGAGAACGAGGTGGCCCAGCCCGTGATGGAGTACCACTACCTCGACTTCGTGGGGCTGCTGAAGTCGTGCACTGCGTTTGAGGCCTACTGCAAGGCCTACACCGCCGACATCCAGCCCGAGCGTGTGGCCGAGTTCCTGCTGCTCAACCCCGACTTCCCGCGCTCAGTGTGCTTCGCCGCCGAGGTCATCCAGAACTCGCTGAGCGCGATCGGGCGCAGCACCGGCCAGCGCCACGCGGGCCGCGCCCAGCGCCTGGCCGGTCGGCTGCGCGCCGCGCTCGACTACGGCCAGGTCGATGAGATCATGGCCGACGATCTGCACTCGTACCTGGCGTCCATCCAGCGCCAGTGCGGCCAGATCCACGACTCGGTCTACCAGACCTATATCACCTACCCGGCAGATATCGCGCTGGCTTCCTAG
- a CDS encoding DEAD/DEAH box helicase, whose translation MSIDFVQLLRQIPGYQSQIAHVEPLPAKEARLADPAQPLAPALAAALAERGVARLYAHQAAALDAARAGGHIGVVTATASGKTLCYQLPSVESILADPQSRALLLFPTKALAHDQMRSLGGLLDALARHGAPPIHAAALDGDTPYRERDRLRAQAQIILSNPDMLHRTLLPDHQRWAALLANLRYIVIDEAHIYRGVFGTHVGLVLRRLRRVCAHYGSAPQFICCSATSANPQEHLAALVGDPVRVIDGDGAPQGVRSFVFWNPPLAEDRSRQRGLGRRSAEESGRRRSTNVETASLLAHLSRSAVKTLAFARSRRGAELVLRYTREALAGRAGAYARPAADENPQVAAYRAGYTPEQRRELELAFQSGELRGMVSTNALELGVDIGGVDAVVMGGFPGSVASTWQQAGRAGRSKGHALAVLVGQDDPLDQFYMRHPEQFFARSHEHARVALDNPFILRDQLRCAAAELPLHDADALWFGPTYPQMRDYLLRHGQLRALEDGRAICAEKPAAEVNIRSADGDPIALKDSETGRTIEQVSATRAPFEVYPGAVYLHQGDSYLVSELNERAALARRTEADYFTQTIEETEIAVERVREQRQLGPSTLCLGVVQVTRRVTGYRRKKLYSDEVISEHDLNLPPLSFRTVAVWWTVPRELVRRLDAECDEPLDALHAMEHACIGMLPLLAQCDRADIGGLSTDDHPDTKQATIFVYDGVPGGVGIAQVGYEQAEEWWKQTRALLVECPCADGCPACIQSPKCGNGNQHLSKPGAAALASLLLDVPVPARRGLGDPASASPAAPGSARALVFELRDRLAKARATPKGPRQAALLVALRYRISTERTGALDLASRAALDQIEAEIAKLAP comes from the coding sequence ATGTCAATCGATTTTGTCCAACTGCTCCGCCAGATCCCCGGCTACCAGAGCCAGATCGCCCACGTCGAGCCGCTGCCCGCCAAAGAGGCGCGGCTGGCCGACCCTGCCCAGCCGCTTGCGCCCGCCCTGGCGGCGGCGCTAGCCGAGCGCGGCGTGGCGCGGCTCTACGCCCACCAGGCCGCCGCGCTGGATGCGGCGCGGGCGGGCGGCCATATCGGCGTGGTCACCGCCACCGCCAGCGGCAAGACGCTGTGCTACCAGCTGCCCTCCGTCGAGTCCATCCTAGCCGACCCGCAGAGCCGCGCCCTGCTGCTGTTCCCCACCAAGGCGCTGGCCCACGACCAGATGCGCTCGCTGGGCGGCCTGCTGGATGCGCTGGCCCGCCACGGCGCGCCGCCCATCCACGCCGCCGCGCTGGATGGCGACACGCCCTACCGCGAGCGCGACCGGCTGCGCGCCCAGGCCCAGATCATCCTCTCCAACCCCGACATGCTACACCGCACGCTGCTGCCCGACCACCAGCGCTGGGCTGCGCTGCTGGCCAACCTGCGCTACATCGTGATCGACGAGGCCCACATCTACCGTGGGGTGTTCGGCACGCACGTGGGCCTGGTGCTGCGGCGGCTGCGCCGCGTGTGCGCCCACTACGGCAGCGCGCCGCAGTTTATCTGCTGCTCGGCCACTAGCGCCAACCCGCAGGAGCACCTGGCCGCGCTGGTGGGCGACCCCGTGCGCGTGATCGACGGCGACGGCGCGCCGCAGGGCGTGCGCTCGTTCGTGTTTTGGAACCCGCCCCTGGCCGAGGACCGCAGCCGCCAGCGCGGCCTGGGGCGCAGGAGCGCCGAGGAGAGCGGCAGGCGGCGATCCACCAATGTGGAGACCGCCAGCCTGCTGGCCCACCTGTCGCGCAGCGCGGTGAAGACGCTGGCCTTCGCCCGCAGCAGGCGCGGGGCCGAGCTGGTGCTGCGCTACACCCGCGAGGCGCTGGCGGGCCGCGCCGGGGCCTACGCCCGCCCGGCGGCGGACGAGAACCCGCAGGTGGCCGCCTACCGCGCGGGCTACACCCCCGAGCAGCGCCGCGAGCTAGAGCTGGCCTTCCAGAGCGGTGAGCTGCGCGGCATGGTCAGCACCAACGCGCTGGAGCTAGGTGTGGACATCGGCGGGGTGGATGCGGTGGTGATGGGCGGCTTCCCCGGCAGCGTGGCCAGCACGTGGCAGCAGGCGGGCCGCGCCGGGCGCAGCAAGGGCCATGCCCTGGCCGTGCTGGTGGGCCAGGATGACCCGCTTGACCAGTTCTACATGCGCCACCCCGAGCAGTTTTTCGCCCGCTCGCACGAGCACGCCCGCGTGGCGCTCGACAACCCCTTCATCCTGCGCGACCAGCTGCGCTGCGCCGCCGCCGAGCTGCCCCTGCACGACGCCGACGCGCTGTGGTTCGGCCCGACCTACCCGCAGATGCGCGACTACCTGCTGCGCCACGGCCAGCTGCGCGCGCTGGAGGATGGCCGCGCGATCTGCGCCGAGAAGCCCGCAGCCGAGGTCAACATCCGTTCGGCGGACGGCGACCCGATCGCGCTGAAGGACAGCGAGACGGGCCGCACCATCGAGCAGGTCTCGGCCACCCGCGCGCCCTTCGAGGTCTACCCCGGCGCGGTCTACCTGCACCAGGGCGATTCGTACCTGGTGAGCGAGCTGAACGAGCGCGCCGCGCTGGCCCGCCGCACCGAGGCCGACTACTTCACCCAGACGATCGAGGAGACCGAGATCGCCGTCGAGCGCGTGCGCGAGCAGCGACAGCTGGGGCCATCCACGCTCTGCCTGGGCGTGGTGCAGGTCACGCGCCGCGTCACCGGCTACCGCCGCAAGAAGCTCTATAGCGACGAGGTGATCTCGGAGCACGACCTGAACCTGCCGCCGCTCTCGTTTCGCACCGTGGCGGTGTGGTGGACGGTGCCGCGCGAGCTGGTGCGCAGGCTGGATGCCGAGTGCGACGAGCCGCTGGACGCCCTGCACGCCATGGAGCACGCCTGCATCGGCATGCTGCCCCTGCTGGCCCAGTGCGATAGGGCCGACATCGGCGGCCTCTCCACCGACGATCACCCCGACACCAAGCAGGCCACCATCTTCGTGTACGACGGCGTGCCGGGCGGCGTGGGCATCGCCCAGGTGGGCTACGAGCAGGCCGAGGAGTGGTGGAAGCAGACCCGCGCCCTGCTGGTCGAGTGCCCCTGCGCCGACGGCTGCCCGGCCTGCATCCAGTCGCCCAAGTGCGGCAACGGCAACCAGCACCTCTCCAAGCCGGGCGCGGCGGCGCTGGCCTCGCTGCTGCTGGATGTGCCCGTGCCCGCGCGGCGCGGCCTGGGCGACCCGGCCAGCGCCAGCCCAGCCGCCCCCGGCAGCGCGCGCGCCCTAGTGTTCGAGCTGCGCGACCGGCTGGCCAAGGCCCGCGCCACCCCCAAAGGGCCGCGCCAGGCCGCCCTGCTGGTGGCCCTGCGCTACCGCATCTCCACCGAGCGCACCGGCGCGCTCGACCTCGCCTCGCGCGCCGCCCTCGACCAGATCGAGGCCGAGATCGCCAAGCTGGCCCCCTAG
- a CDS encoding circularly permuted type 2 ATP-grasp protein produces MFATEQQVRPHYQSIYERLNDMTADELDRRQQAANLAFLSQGITFTVYGRDEGTERVFPYDLLPRIIPAHEWATIEKGLTQRITALNMFLRDIYHEGKILADKVIPRSLVYSCRHYRREMRGVHVPRNIYVSVVGTDLIRLEDGSFAVLEDNLRVPSGVSYMLANRSVMKKVFPNLFGSYGVRSVDQYGQALLSTLRALAPAGRPDPNIVLLTPGVYNSAYFEHTYLARQMGIELVEGRDLLVHDNVVYTRTTGGLKRVDVIYRRVDDDFLDPLAFRPDSMLGVAGLINAYRAGNVALANAVGTGIADDKAIYAYVPRIIRYYLGEEPIINNVETYLLDDEKERRYVLENLDKLVVKAVGESGGYGMLIGPHSTAAEREEFRARIIAEPRNYIAQPTLALSQAPCFVEGNFEPRHIDLRPYILYGDQVTIVPGGLTRVALKRGSLVVNSSQGGGSKDTWVLYE; encoded by the coding sequence ATGTTCGCAACAGAGCAGCAGGTTCGCCCGCACTACCAGTCGATCTATGAGCGCCTGAACGACATGACCGCCGACGAGCTGGACCGCCGCCAGCAGGCCGCCAACCTGGCCTTTCTCAGCCAGGGCATCACCTTCACCGTCTACGGGCGCGACGAGGGCACCGAGCGGGTCTTCCCCTACGACCTGCTGCCGCGCATCATCCCCGCCCACGAGTGGGCCACCATCGAGAAGGGCCTGACCCAGCGCATCACCGCGCTCAACATGTTCCTGCGCGACATCTACCACGAGGGCAAGATCCTGGCTGACAAGGTCATCCCGCGCTCGCTGGTCTACAGCTGCCGCCACTACCGGCGCGAGATGCGCGGCGTGCACGTGCCGCGCAACATCTACGTCTCGGTGGTGGGCACCGACCTCATCCGGCTGGAGGATGGCAGCTTCGCCGTGCTGGAGGACAACCTGCGCGTGCCCAGCGGCGTCTCGTACATGCTGGCCAACCGCTCGGTGATGAAGAAGGTCTTCCCCAACCTGTTCGGCAGCTACGGCGTGCGCTCGGTCGACCAGTACGGCCAGGCGCTGCTCTCCACGCTGCGCGCGCTGGCCCCGGCGGGTCGGCCCGACCCTAATATCGTGCTGCTCACCCCCGGCGTCTACAACTCGGCCTACTTCGAGCACACCTACCTGGCCCGCCAGATGGGCATCGAGCTGGTGGAGGGGCGCGACCTGCTGGTGCACGACAATGTGGTGTACACCCGCACCACCGGCGGCCTCAAGCGCGTGGATGTGATCTACCGCCGCGTGGACGACGACTTCCTCGACCCGCTGGCCTTCCGCCCCGACTCGATGCTGGGCGTGGCTGGGCTGATCAACGCCTACCGGGCCGGGAATGTGGCCCTGGCCAACGCGGTGGGCACCGGCATCGCCGACGACAAGGCGATCTACGCCTACGTGCCGCGGATCATCCGCTACTACCTGGGCGAGGAGCCGATCATCAACAATGTGGAGACCTACCTGCTGGATGATGAGAAGGAGCGGCGCTACGTGCTGGAGAACCTGGACAAGCTGGTGGTGAAGGCCGTGGGCGAGTCGGGCGGCTATGGCATGCTGATCGGCCCGCACAGCACCGCCGCCGAGCGCGAGGAGTTCCGCGCCCGCATCATCGCCGAGCCGCGCAACTACATCGCCCAGCCCACCCTGGCGCTCTCGCAGGCCCCCTGCTTTGTGGAGGGCAACTTCGAGCCGCGCCACATCGACCTGCGGCCCTACATCCTCTACGGCGATCAGGTGACGATCGTGCCCGGCGGCCTGACCCGCGTGGCGCTCAAGCGCGGCTCGCTGGTGGTCAACTCCTCGCAGGGCGGCGGCAGCAAAGATACCTGGGTGCTGTATGAATAG
- a CDS encoding pyridoxamine 5'-phosphate oxidase family protein, with protein MAKDYAAQPYAEVRRRDRAVADEAWIAEMVAAAPVGVLATVHDGQPFINSNIFAYDAERHCLYMHTAQVGRTRANVEAEARVCFSVFSMGRLLPAENALNMSVEYTGVVAFGRASIVEDEAEARHGLQLLLDKYFTHLRPGEDYRAITEDELKRTAVYRIRIEAWSGKQKRVADDFPGAFLYPPPQR; from the coding sequence ATGGCAAAAGACTACGCCGCCCAGCCCTACGCCGAGGTGCGCCGCCGCGACCGCGCCGTGGCCGACGAGGCCTGGATCGCCGAGATGGTAGCCGCTGCGCCGGTGGGCGTGCTGGCCACCGTGCACGACGGCCAGCCCTTTATCAACAGCAACATCTTCGCCTACGACGCCGAGCGCCACTGCCTATACATGCACACCGCCCAGGTGGGCCGCACCCGCGCCAATGTCGAGGCCGAGGCCCGCGTGTGCTTCAGCGTGTTCAGCATGGGGCGGCTGCTGCCCGCCGAGAACGCGCTGAACATGAGCGTGGAGTACACCGGCGTGGTGGCCTTCGGCAGGGCCAGCATTGTGGAGGATGAGGCCGAGGCCCGGCACGGTCTCCAGCTGCTGCTGGACAAGTACTTCACCCACCTGCGCCCTGGTGAGGACTACCGCGCCATCACCGAGGATGAGCTGAAGCGCACTGCGGTGTACCGCATCCGCATCGAGGCCTGGAGCGGCAAGCAGAAGCGCGTGGCCGACGATTTCCCCGGCGCCTTCCTCTACCCGCCCCCGCAGCGCTAG
- a CDS encoding NAD(P)-dependent oxidoreductase, whose protein sequence is MSTRIFVAGATGAVGRVVCQILAAEGYEVFGMTRRRERAAQLESLQVHPAIADVYDAPQLSSLLASIRPTVIIHQLTDLPFGLPAAQMEAARARNAKIRDVGTRNLILGCRGLAVRRFIAQSIAFAYQPGPQPYDEQAPLASPALRDFERQVLGGDFAGVVLRYGRFYGPATGVEALAPPCVVHVDAAAHAAALAVARGGAGVYNVVEDALEVTSQRAIAELGWNPQFRMAGQPSAGEPIGPVSRERGRT, encoded by the coding sequence ATGAGCACACGGATCTTTGTCGCGGGGGCCACCGGCGCGGTGGGGCGGGTAGTCTGCCAGATCTTGGCCGCCGAGGGCTACGAGGTATTTGGCATGACCCGCCGCCGCGAGCGGGCCGCTCAGCTTGAGTCGCTCCAGGTGCACCCGGCTATCGCCGATGTCTACGACGCCCCGCAGCTGTCCAGCCTGCTCGCCTCCATCCGCCCGACCGTGATCATCCACCAGCTGACCGATCTGCCCTTCGGCCTGCCAGCCGCGCAGATGGAGGCTGCCCGCGCCCGCAACGCAAAGATCCGCGATGTCGGCACGCGCAACCTCATCCTCGGCTGCCGTGGCCTCGCGGTGCGCCGCTTTATCGCGCAGAGCATCGCCTTTGCCTACCAGCCCGGCCCGCAGCCCTACGACGAGCAGGCCCCGCTGGCCTCGCCAGCCCTGCGCGACTTCGAGCGCCAGGTGCTGGGGGGCGACTTCGCGGGGGTGGTGCTGCGCTACGGGCGCTTCTACGGCCCAGCGACGGGCGTCGAGGCCCTCGCGCCGCCCTGCGTGGTGCACGTGGATGCGGCGGCGCACGCGGCGGCGCTGGCGGTGGCGCGCGGCGGCGCTGGCGTCTACAACGTGGTCGAGGACGCGCTGGAGGTGACGAGCCAGCGGGCTATCGCCGAGCTGGGATGGAACCCGCAGTTCCGCATGGCGGGCCAGCCGAGCGCTGGCGAGCCGATCGGGCCAGTGTCAAGAGAGCGAGGGAGAACATGA
- a CDS encoding transglutaminase family protein — protein sequence MYYAIRHVTRFHYSAPVSESITEIRMQPRSDGFQRSVNFTLQTSPRSRVLAYRDDYGNYVHHFDVPGRHSHLTITAQALVNMEKPPALPERLGAGAWAKLDALVADDAYFDYMNPSTYVQPVPELAMLSQDIGLRRGDDPLAMLRELNTALYDYFEYAPQSTDIDTPIAEAILARRGVCQDFAHIMLGLLRNLGVPARYVSGYLFHRTSDHDRSVTDSTHAWVEALLPDLGWVGFDPTNNLIAGERHIRTAIGRDYADVPPTRGVFKGKATSSLEVAVHVTPSDAPPPTEEPQVISWVAAPSGMTAQEIQDQQQQQQQQ from the coding sequence ATGTACTATGCCATCCGCCATGTGACGCGCTTTCACTACAGCGCGCCGGTCAGCGAGAGCATCACCGAGATCCGCATGCAGCCGCGCAGCGATGGCTTCCAGCGCAGCGTGAACTTTACGCTGCAGACCAGCCCGCGCTCGCGGGTGCTGGCCTACCGCGATGACTACGGCAACTACGTGCACCACTTCGATGTGCCGGGCCGCCACAGCCACCTGACGATCACGGCCCAGGCCCTGGTGAATATGGAGAAGCCCCCGGCCCTGCCCGAGCGGCTGGGCGCGGGCGCGTGGGCCAAGCTCGACGCGCTGGTGGCCGACGACGCCTACTTCGACTATATGAACCCCAGCACCTATGTGCAGCCCGTGCCCGAGCTGGCTATGCTGTCGCAGGATATCGGCCTGCGGCGCGGCGACGACCCGCTGGCCATGCTGCGCGAGCTGAACACCGCGCTGTACGACTACTTCGAGTACGCGCCCCAGTCCACCGACATCGATACCCCGATCGCCGAGGCCATCCTGGCGCGGCGCGGGGTCTGCCAGGATTTTGCCCACATTATGCTGGGCCTGCTGCGCAACCTAGGCGTGCCGGCCCGCTACGTGAGCGGCTACCTGTTCCACCGCACCAGCGACCACGACCGCTCGGTGACGGACTCGACCCACGCCTGGGTCGAGGCGCTGCTGCCCGATCTGGGCTGGGTGGGCTTCGACCCCACCAACAACCTGATCGCTGGTGAGCGCCATATCCGCACCGCGATCGGGCGCGACTACGCCGATGTGCCGCCGACGCGCGGGGTGTTCAAGGGTAAGGCCACCAGCTCGCTGGAGGTGGCGGTACACGTGACGCCCAGCGACGCGCCGCCGCCCACCGAGGAGCCGCAGGTGATCAGCTGGGTGGCCGCGCCCTCAGGCATGACCGCGCAGGAGATCCAGGATCAGCAGCAGCAGCAACAGCAGCAGTAG